The following coding sequences are from one Verrucosispora sp. WMMD573 window:
- the proS gene encoding proline--tRNA ligase: MARVLTPRAEDFPRWYQDLIAKAKLADNGPVRGTMVIRPAGYAIWERMQAEMDDRIKAAGAENAYFPLFIPESYLKREAEHVEGFSPELAVVTHGGGKQLAEPVVVRPTSETVIGEFMAKWIDSYRDLPLLLNQWANVVRWELRPRVFLRTSEFLWQEGHTAHATRADARAYARKILHEAYEDLMVSVLGIPVVVGLKTARERFAGATATYTCEGMMGDGKALQLGTSHELGQNFAKAFDISYSSAEGGREHAWTTSWGTSTRMLGGLIMCHGDDNGLRVPPRLAPTQAYVMVVKDGDGVTEAAAKLRDALRDAGVRVALDDRTDTPFGRRAVDAELRGYPVRVEVGPRDLAAGNAVVVRRTDGSKAPTPVADVVGAVLAALDADQRALHDQALAFRESRTVDVATLDEALEAAATGWARVPWSAVGVDGEAKANAQGVTVRCLVRADGTVPDTETEPNLITILARAY, from the coding sequence ATGGCGCGCGTGCTTACTCCCCGGGCGGAGGACTTTCCTCGCTGGTACCAGGATCTGATCGCCAAGGCGAAGCTGGCCGACAACGGGCCGGTGCGAGGGACCATGGTGATCCGGCCGGCCGGCTATGCCATCTGGGAGCGGATGCAGGCCGAGATGGACGACCGGATCAAGGCAGCCGGTGCGGAGAATGCGTACTTCCCGCTGTTCATCCCGGAGAGCTACCTCAAGCGCGAGGCCGAGCACGTCGAGGGTTTCTCGCCGGAGCTGGCGGTGGTCACCCACGGTGGCGGCAAGCAGCTCGCCGAGCCGGTGGTGGTGCGACCCACCAGCGAGACGGTAATCGGTGAGTTCATGGCCAAGTGGATCGACTCCTACCGGGACCTGCCGCTGCTGCTCAACCAATGGGCCAACGTGGTCCGCTGGGAGCTGCGCCCCCGGGTGTTCCTGCGGACCAGCGAGTTCCTCTGGCAGGAGGGGCACACCGCGCACGCCACCCGGGCCGACGCCCGCGCCTACGCCCGCAAGATCCTGCACGAGGCGTACGAGGACCTGATGGTCAGTGTGCTCGGCATCCCGGTGGTGGTCGGGCTCAAGACCGCCCGCGAGCGTTTCGCCGGGGCGACCGCCACCTACACCTGCGAAGGCATGATGGGCGACGGCAAGGCGCTCCAGCTGGGCACCAGCCACGAGCTGGGCCAGAACTTCGCCAAGGCGTTCGACATCAGCTACTCCTCGGCCGAGGGCGGCCGGGAGCACGCCTGGACGACATCCTGGGGCACCTCGACCCGGATGCTCGGCGGCCTGATCATGTGCCACGGCGACGACAACGGGCTGCGGGTGCCGCCACGGCTGGCACCGACCCAGGCGTATGTCATGGTGGTCAAGGACGGCGACGGTGTCACCGAGGCGGCGGCCAAGCTGCGCGACGCGCTGCGCGACGCCGGTGTCCGGGTCGCGCTCGACGACCGCACCGACACCCCGTTCGGCCGCCGGGCCGTCGACGCCGAGCTGCGCGGCTATCCGGTACGCGTCGAGGTCGGCCCCCGCGATCTGGCCGCCGGCAACGCGGTGGTGGTCCGTCGTACCGACGGCTCGAAGGCCCCCACGCCGGTGGCGGACGTGGTCGGTGCGGTGCTCGCCGCCCTCGACGCCGACCAGCGGGCGCTGCACGACCAGGCGCTCGCTTTCCGTGAGTCGCGCACGGTCGACGTGGCGACGCTGGACGAGGCGCTGGAGGCGGCAGCCACCGGCTGGGCCCGCGTCCCGTGGTCGGCGGTCGGCGTCGACGGCGAGGCGAAGGCCAACGCCCAGGGCGTCACCGTTCGCTGCCTGGTCCGTGCCGACGGCACCGTCCCCGACACCGAGACCGAACCCAACCTCATCACCATCCTCGCCCGCGCCTACTAA
- a CDS encoding DUF402 domain-containing protein, with amino-acid sequence MGFTAGRLVVHRNVRRGRIGWVRPARVVSDDERGLLLWVAEGTPVAGEVNEAGLGMRAVPFREWLTPTYRLAQGRWNGPPLLKFLPVGASHSVWWFRDVRGRFAGWYVNLEEPGVRWDDGGLAGVDIIDQDLDVWVRPDRSWEWKDEDEFVERLAFPEHYWVTDEAAVRAEGKRVIALAEAGVFPFDGTWCDFTPPAGWTAPDRLPEGWDRPPAR; translated from the coding sequence GTGGGGTTTACGGCGGGGCGGTTGGTCGTGCACCGTAACGTGCGGCGGGGGCGGATCGGCTGGGTCCGGCCGGCCCGGGTGGTCAGCGACGACGAGCGAGGGCTGCTGCTCTGGGTGGCCGAGGGCACGCCGGTGGCCGGCGAGGTCAACGAGGCCGGGCTGGGCATGCGGGCGGTGCCCTTCCGGGAATGGCTGACCCCGACCTACCGGCTGGCGCAGGGCCGCTGGAACGGTCCACCGTTGTTGAAGTTCCTGCCCGTCGGCGCCTCTCATTCCGTCTGGTGGTTCCGCGACGTGCGGGGCCGCTTCGCTGGCTGGTACGTCAACCTGGAGGAGCCGGGCGTCCGGTGGGACGACGGCGGGCTGGCCGGCGTGGACATCATTGACCAGGACCTCGATGTGTGGGTCCGTCCGGACCGCAGCTGGGAGTGGAAGGACGAGGACGAGTTCGTCGAGCGGCTGGCCTTCCCGGAGCACTACTGGGTGACCGACGAGGCGGCGGTGCGGGCCGAGGGCAAACGAGTGATCGCACTGGCCGAGGCGGGGGTCTTTCCGTTCGACGGCACCTGGTGTGACTTCACCCCGCCGGCGGGCTGGACCGCTCCCGATCGCCTGCCCGAAGGCTGGGACCGCCCCCCGGCACGTTGA
- the rpsP gene encoding 30S ribosomal protein S16, which yields MAVKIRLLRMGKIRNPQYRIVVADSRTKRDGRAIEFVGIYQPKEDPSVIEVKSERVQYWLSVGAQPSEAVQRLLELTGDWQKFKGLPAPPPLKVAAERADRKAAYEAEAKAAAGVADTPAKPAKKAAKAAEAPKAEEAPKAEEQPAADSGEQA from the coding sequence GTGGCCGTAAAGATCCGGCTCCTGCGGATGGGCAAGATCCGCAACCCGCAGTACCGCATCGTCGTCGCCGACTCGCGTACCAAGCGCGACGGCCGGGCGATCGAGTTCGTCGGCATCTACCAGCCGAAGGAGGACCCTTCGGTCATCGAGGTCAAGTCGGAGCGGGTCCAGTACTGGCTCTCCGTCGGCGCCCAGCCCAGCGAGGCGGTGCAGCGGCTGCTGGAGCTGACCGGCGACTGGCAGAAGTTCAAGGGCCTGCCGGCCCCGCCTCCGCTGAAGGTGGCTGCCGAGCGGGCCGACCGCAAGGCGGCCTACGAGGCCGAGGCGAAGGCCGCCGCAGGTGTGGCCGACACCCCTGCCAAGCCGGCGAAGAAGGCCGCCAAGGCCGCCGAGGCGCCGAAGGCCGAGGAGGCCCCGAAGGCCGAGGAGCAGCCCGCCGCGGACTCCGGCGAGCAGGCCTGA
- a CDS encoding RNA-binding protein, with product MALRPALEHLVKGIVDHPDDVRVRMVDSRRGKRLEVRVHPEDLGTVIGRSGRTAKALRQVIGSIGGRGVRVDIVDSY from the coding sequence ATGGCGCTGCGGCCGGCGTTGGAGCACCTGGTCAAGGGCATCGTCGACCACCCCGACGATGTACGCGTCCGGATGGTCGATTCCCGTCGAGGGAAGCGGCTGGAGGTCCGGGTGCATCCCGAGGACCTGGGCACCGTGATCGGGCGGTCCGGCCGGACCGCCAAGGCGCTGCGTCAGGTGATCGGCTCCATCGGTGGGCGCGGCGTACGCGTCGACATCGTCGACTCGTACTGA
- the rimM gene encoding ribosome maturation factor RimM (Essential for efficient processing of 16S rRNA), with translation MLIVGRIGKPHGIRGEVTVEVRTDEPETRFAPGMVLSTVPGVTAAQPAPDAPGVLFRTPDTLTVESARRHQERLLVAFEGVLDRDVAEALRGTLLAVDSADVPPPEDPEEFHDHQLVGLAVVTPTGERLGEVARIDHAPASDLLVLRRPEGHTALIPFVKAIVPEVDLAGGRVVVNPPGGLLDL, from the coding sequence CTGCTCATCGTCGGCAGGATCGGTAAGCCGCACGGCATCCGTGGTGAGGTAACCGTGGAGGTGCGTACCGACGAGCCCGAGACGCGCTTCGCCCCCGGCATGGTGTTGAGCACCGTGCCGGGGGTGACAGCCGCCCAGCCCGCACCGGACGCTCCCGGTGTGCTGTTCCGGACGCCCGACACGTTGACCGTCGAGTCCGCGCGTCGGCACCAGGAGCGACTGCTGGTCGCCTTCGAAGGGGTGCTGGACCGCGACGTCGCCGAGGCGCTGCGGGGCACCCTGCTCGCGGTGGACAGCGCCGACGTCCCCCCGCCGGAGGATCCGGAGGAGTTCCACGATCATCAGTTGGTCGGGCTGGCGGTGGTCACGCCGACCGGCGAGCGACTGGGCGAGGTGGCCCGGATCGACCACGCTCCCGCCTCCGATCTGCTGGTGCTGCGGCGTCCCGAGGGGCACACGGCGTTGATCCCGTTCGTCAAGGCGATCGTTCCCGAGGTCGATCTCGCCGGTGGCCGGGTCGTGGTGAATCCACCCGGCGGCCTGCTCGATCTCTAG
- the trmD gene encoding tRNA (guanosine(37)-N1)-methyltransferase TrmD has translation MRVDIVSIFPEYFAPLDLSLIGKARANGTLRLAVHDLRGWTHDVHRTVDDTPYGGGPGMVMRPEPWGEALDALAPAELTPPRLLVPSPAGVPFTQAMAHELADEPRLLFACGRYEGIDQRVLDHAATRMPVTEVSLGDYVLFGGEVAVLVILEAVTRLLPGVLGNAGSLAEESHAHGLLEAPMYTKPASWRGLLVPEVLRSGDHGRIARWRRDEALVRTGRRRPDMLTGLDPQSLDKRDAAALDRAGFQVPGSDVAK, from the coding sequence ATGCGCGTCGACATCGTGTCGATCTTCCCGGAGTACTTCGCCCCGCTCGACCTGTCGCTGATCGGCAAGGCGCGGGCCAACGGCACCTTGCGGTTGGCCGTACACGATCTGCGGGGTTGGACCCACGACGTGCATCGCACCGTCGACGACACCCCGTACGGCGGCGGGCCCGGCATGGTGATGCGGCCGGAGCCGTGGGGTGAGGCGTTGGATGCCCTGGCACCAGCGGAGCTGACCCCGCCGCGGCTGCTGGTGCCGTCGCCGGCCGGCGTGCCCTTCACCCAGGCGATGGCCCACGAGTTGGCCGACGAGCCGCGCCTGCTGTTCGCCTGCGGCCGGTACGAGGGCATCGACCAGCGGGTCCTCGACCACGCCGCGACGCGGATGCCGGTCACCGAGGTGAGCCTCGGTGACTACGTGCTCTTCGGCGGCGAGGTGGCGGTGCTGGTGATCCTGGAGGCGGTGACCCGGCTGCTGCCGGGGGTGCTCGGCAACGCCGGCTCACTGGCCGAGGAGTCCCACGCGCACGGGCTGCTGGAGGCACCGATGTACACGAAGCCGGCGAGCTGGCGCGGACTGCTGGTGCCGGAGGTGCTCCGCTCCGGCGACCACGGCCGGATCGCCCGCTGGCGTCGCGACGAGGCGCTGGTCCGCACCGGTCGCCGCCGGCCGGACATGCTCACCGGCCTGGACCCGCAGAGCCTGGACAAACGGGACGCGGCGGCGTTGGACCGGGCCGGATTTCAGGTGCCCGGATCGGATGTGGCAAAGTAG
- the rplS gene encoding 50S ribosomal protein L19 has protein sequence MNILDALDAQSKRTDLPDFRAGDTVKVHARVVEGARSRVQIFQGVVIRRQGAGLRETFTVRKLSFGVGVERTYPINSPAIDRIEVVVRGDVRRAKLYYLRELRGKKAKIKELREKQPS, from the coding sequence ATGAACATCCTGGACGCCCTTGACGCCCAGTCGAAGCGCACCGACCTGCCCGACTTCCGTGCCGGTGACACCGTCAAGGTGCACGCCCGGGTGGTTGAGGGAGCCCGGTCCCGGGTCCAGATCTTCCAGGGCGTCGTCATCCGTCGCCAGGGCGCCGGGCTGCGCGAGACCTTCACCGTCCGTAAGCTCAGCTTCGGCGTCGGCGTCGAGCGGACCTACCCGATCAACAGCCCGGCGATCGACCGGATCGAGGTCGTGGTTCGCGGTGACGTCCGCCGGGCCAAGCTCTACTACCTGCGTGAGCTGCGCGGCAAGAAGGCCAAGATCAAGGAGCTGCGCGAGAAGCAGCCGAGCTGA
- the lepB gene encoding signal peptidase I, producing the protein MIDEQTDKPRHSFWKELPILLGVAILVAVLVRAFVLQTFFIPSPSMENTLKIDDRVLVNKLVYHTRSPHRGEVIVFKAPLEWSGNPAGEDFIKRVIGVGGDRVVCCDDQDRLLINGVPLDEPYIFSIDGQRDKPADQEFDVQVPEGRLWVMGDHRSASGDSLEHYQQSGQNIQSATIPEDDVVGRAFTIFWPFDRARILTVPDEFDAIPKS; encoded by the coding sequence GTGATTGACGAGCAGACCGACAAGCCGCGCCACTCGTTCTGGAAGGAACTGCCCATCCTCCTCGGGGTGGCGATCCTGGTCGCGGTACTGGTACGTGCCTTCGTACTGCAGACCTTCTTCATCCCCTCGCCGTCCATGGAGAACACTCTGAAGATCGACGATCGGGTGCTGGTCAACAAGCTCGTCTACCACACCCGTTCGCCGCACCGCGGCGAGGTGATCGTCTTCAAGGCGCCGCTGGAGTGGAGTGGCAATCCGGCGGGGGAGGATTTCATCAAGCGGGTGATCGGCGTCGGTGGTGACCGGGTGGTCTGCTGCGACGACCAGGACCGCCTGCTGATCAACGGCGTACCGCTGGACGAGCCGTACATCTTCTCCATCGACGGTCAGCGGGACAAGCCGGCGGACCAGGAGTTCGACGTGCAGGTGCCCGAGGGTCGGCTCTGGGTCATGGGCGACCACCGGTCCGCCTCCGGGGACTCGCTGGAGCACTACCAGCAGTCGGGGCAGAACATCCAGTCGGCCACCATCCCCGAGGACGACGTGGTGGGACGGGCGTTCACCATCTTCTGGCCGTTCGACCGCGCCCGGATCCTGACGGTGCCGGACGAGTTCGACGCGATTCCGAAGTCCTGA
- a CDS encoding NUDIX domain-containing protein, with protein MTVYTPRCAARVLLVDAAGRLLLFRGSDPARPERGRWWFTPGGGLDPGETYAEGAVRELAEETGLRLTVTDVGQPVHADLIEFSFDGVWYRQEQQFFLVRVAAHEVDTAGFSELERGSVDGHRWWSADELRGTGERCYPLDLAEVLARVLAGTTAVIEGRAC; from the coding sequence GTGACCGTCTACACCCCGAGGTGTGCCGCGCGCGTCCTGCTGGTCGACGCGGCCGGTCGGTTGCTGCTGTTCCGCGGTTCCGACCCGGCCCGCCCGGAGCGCGGCCGGTGGTGGTTCACCCCCGGTGGGGGACTGGACCCGGGTGAGACGTACGCCGAGGGCGCGGTCCGCGAGTTGGCCGAGGAGACCGGGCTGCGGCTGACCGTGACCGATGTCGGCCAGCCGGTGCACGCCGACCTCATCGAGTTCTCCTTCGACGGCGTCTGGTACCGGCAGGAGCAGCAGTTCTTCCTGGTAAGGGTGGCGGCGCACGAGGTCGACACGGCGGGGTTCAGCGAGCTGGAGCGGGGCAGCGTCGACGGTCACCGATGGTGGTCGGCGGACGAGTTGCGCGGCACCGGGGAGCGCTGCTACCCACTTGACCTTGCAGAGGTGCTGGCCCGTGTATTGGCCGGTACGACGGCTGTCATCGAGGGACGGGCATGCTGA
- a CDS encoding ribonuclease HII has protein sequence MLTPPRTVVRREAGLYALERALQRRGFRYVAGADEAGRGACAGPLVAAAVVLPEGRRGEIDGLADSKLLTPTSRERIHDEVVERALAYAVVVIPADEVDARGLHVCNLAAMRRSLASLTVRPEYVLTDGFGVDGLGVPGLAVWKGDRVAACVAAASVLAKVTRDRIMVDLDAEHPGYGFAEHKGYITAEHTAALRERGPCREHRFSYVNVAAVSGLDDRPPRSRRPLGASREEPMERSGAAGGTVGVALGEQPRPPAPVGEDVVMEGGVR, from the coding sequence ATGCTGACTCCACCGCGCACTGTGGTACGCCGGGAGGCCGGGCTCTACGCGTTGGAGCGGGCCCTGCAACGGCGCGGTTTCCGCTACGTCGCCGGTGCCGACGAGGCCGGCCGCGGTGCCTGCGCGGGGCCACTGGTGGCCGCCGCCGTGGTGCTGCCGGAGGGCCGGCGGGGGGAGATCGACGGGCTGGCCGATTCCAAGCTGCTGACCCCGACCAGCCGGGAGCGGATCCACGACGAGGTCGTCGAGCGCGCGCTGGCGTACGCGGTGGTGGTCATCCCGGCCGACGAGGTCGACGCCCGAGGGCTGCACGTGTGCAATCTGGCCGCGATGCGCCGGTCGTTGGCCTCGCTGACGGTCCGGCCGGAGTACGTGTTGACCGACGGGTTCGGCGTCGACGGACTGGGTGTCCCCGGGCTCGCGGTGTGGAAGGGTGACCGGGTGGCCGCCTGCGTGGCGGCGGCGAGCGTGCTGGCGAAAGTCACCCGGGACAGGATCATGGTCGATCTGGACGCCGAGCATCCCGGCTACGGGTTCGCCGAGCACAAGGGGTACATCACCGCCGAGCACACCGCCGCGCTGCGCGAGCGCGGGCCGTGCCGGGAACACCGTTTCTCGTACGTGAACGTGGCCGCCGTCTCCGGGCTCGACGACCGGCCACCCCGCTCGCGGCGACCGTTGGGCGCAAGCCGGGAAGAGCCGATGGAGCGCTCGGGCGCGGCAGGGGGTACCGTCGGCGTGGCGTTGGGCGAGCAGCCTCGGCCTCCGGCGCCGGTGGGGGAAGATGTGGTCATGGAAGGCGGAGTGCGATGA
- a CDS encoding DUF2469 domain-containing protein, which translates to MSAEDLEKYETEMELQLYREYRDIVRQFSYVVETERRFYLANQVDLHVRNSDGEVYFEVEMHDAWVWDMYRPARFVKNVRVMTFKDVNVEELEKPDISLPADSGFGG; encoded by the coding sequence ATGAGCGCGGAAGATCTCGAGAAGTACGAGACCGAGATGGAGCTCCAGCTCTACCGGGAGTACCGCGACATCGTCCGTCAGTTCTCCTACGTGGTCGAGACAGAGCGCCGGTTCTACCTGGCCAACCAGGTGGACCTGCACGTCCGCAACTCCGACGGCGAGGTCTACTTCGAGGTCGAGATGCACGATGCCTGGGTCTGGGACATGTACCGGCCCGCCCGGTTCGTGAAGAATGTCCGCGTGATGACGTTCAAGGACGTGAACGTCGAGGAGTTGGAGAAGCCGGACATCTCCCTGCCCGCCGACTCCGGCTTCGGCGGCTGA
- a CDS encoding M23 family metallopeptidase, with amino-acid sequence MRPRMPILGGLTTLLLLTPSGSAGGVALPNERSFFPATPQAGTGATGPFRWPVDGVPRPVRRFDPPPRPWLAGHRGVDLLAPSASTIRAAGAGTILFAGMVANRPVVTVGHPDGLRTTYEPVQPAVTAGMTVPAGAPLGTLLPGHAGCPAAACLHWGLRQGDDYLDPLALLGLGRVRLLPVGDLTVGGVRPLNAGRADRAVRPPVARTPRARCRPGRTGAASRGRSRS; translated from the coding sequence ATGCGACCACGGATGCCGATACTTGGCGGACTCACGACGCTTCTGCTGCTGACACCATCCGGATCGGCGGGCGGAGTGGCCCTGCCGAACGAGAGATCGTTCTTCCCAGCCACACCCCAGGCGGGCACTGGTGCCACCGGGCCGTTCCGCTGGCCGGTCGACGGCGTGCCACGGCCGGTTCGCCGGTTCGACCCGCCGCCCCGGCCGTGGCTGGCCGGTCATCGGGGAGTCGATCTGCTCGCCCCTTCCGCCAGCACGATCCGGGCGGCCGGCGCCGGCACGATCCTGTTCGCCGGCATGGTCGCCAACCGGCCGGTGGTCACCGTCGGCCATCCGGACGGCCTACGGACCACCTACGAACCGGTCCAACCGGCCGTCACGGCAGGCATGACGGTGCCGGCCGGGGCACCTCTGGGCACGCTGCTGCCCGGGCACGCCGGGTGTCCCGCCGCCGCGTGCCTGCACTGGGGACTGCGCCAGGGAGACGACTATCTCGACCCGTTGGCCCTGCTCGGCCTCGGGCGAGTCCGACTGCTGCCCGTCGGTGACCTCACTGTCGGCGGGGTGCGTCCGCTCAACGCTGGGCGAGCAGACCGGGCAGTCCGACCGCCAGTCGCTCGTACTCCTCGGGCGCGTTGTAGACCTGGCCGCACAGGCGCAGCCAGCCGCGGCCGTTCCAGGTCGTGA
- a CDS encoding aminotransferase class V-fold PLP-dependent enzyme, translating into MSVPPPPEPITGARLLFSLDPAVSHLNHGSFGAVPIVAQRAQQRLRDEMEADPLRFFTQGLVDRIAHTRRHLAGFLGSDPDGTALTTNATTGAAVVLQSLGLRPGDEVLTTDHGYGAVEYSIRRECRRTGATHRVLRVPLTATDEEVVRIVRVGLRPGRTRLLVVDQLTSATARLFPAAAIVGVAGEHGVPVLVDAAHAPGMLPSTVSSIGADFWVGNLHKWGYAPRGTAVLVVAAPWRDRIEPLVVSWEQDSGFPARLEWQATSDYTSWLSAPAGLYTLRSLGVDRVRAHNAGLAAYGQRVVGDALGVPPADLPDPGGPTVAMRLVPLTAGLATALDGARALQTRIAERLATQVAVTTWNGRGWLRLCGQVYNAPEEYERLAVGLPGLLAQR; encoded by the coding sequence GTGAGCGTCCCGCCGCCGCCCGAGCCGATCACGGGCGCCCGTCTGCTCTTCTCCCTCGACCCGGCGGTCAGTCATCTCAACCACGGCTCGTTCGGGGCGGTCCCGATCGTGGCGCAGCGGGCCCAGCAACGGCTGCGTGACGAGATGGAGGCCGACCCACTGCGCTTCTTCACGCAGGGCCTGGTCGACCGGATCGCGCACACCCGTCGGCATCTGGCGGGATTCCTCGGCTCCGATCCCGACGGCACCGCCCTCACCACGAACGCCACCACCGGTGCCGCCGTGGTGCTCCAGTCCCTCGGGCTGCGGCCTGGGGACGAGGTGCTGACCACCGACCACGGATACGGTGCCGTCGAATACTCCATCCGTCGGGAGTGCCGTCGCACCGGGGCCACGCACCGGGTCCTGCGGGTGCCGCTGACCGCCACCGACGAAGAGGTGGTGCGGATCGTGCGGGTCGGGCTGCGGCCGGGCCGTACCCGCCTGTTGGTGGTCGACCAGCTCACCTCGGCCACGGCTCGGCTGTTTCCGGCCGCCGCGATCGTCGGGGTCGCCGGAGAGCACGGCGTGCCGGTGCTTGTCGACGCCGCGCACGCTCCGGGCATGCTGCCGTCGACGGTGAGCAGCATCGGCGCCGATTTCTGGGTGGGCAACCTGCACAAGTGGGGGTACGCGCCGCGCGGCACCGCCGTGCTCGTGGTGGCAGCCCCGTGGCGGGACCGGATCGAGCCGCTGGTGGTCTCCTGGGAACAGGACTCGGGGTTCCCGGCCCGCCTGGAGTGGCAGGCCACCTCGGACTACACGTCCTGGTTGAGCGCGCCGGCGGGTCTCTACACGCTGCGCAGTCTCGGCGTCGACCGGGTGCGTGCGCACAACGCCGGACTGGCCGCGTACGGGCAACGGGTGGTGGGGGACGCGCTCGGCGTGCCACCGGCCGACCTGCCCGACCCGGGTGGACCGACGGTAGCCATGCGGCTTGTTCCGTTAACGGCGGGCCTCGCCACGGCCCTGGACGGTGCCCGGGCGTTGCAGACCCGGATCGCCGAGCGACTCGCCACCCAGGTCGCGGTCACGACCTGGAACGGCCGCGGCTGGCTGCGCCTGTGCGGCCAGGTCTACAACGCGCCCGAGGAGTACGAGCGACTGGCGGTCGGACTGCCCGGTCTGCTCGCCCAGCGTTGA
- a CDS encoding tyrosine recombinase XerC, whose translation MHDALPAPLRDAVDEFAGYLASVRNRSAHTVRAYVADLVSLLDHAARMGCTEVAELSLDTVRSWLARQRTTGAARTSLARRAATARTFSAWAHRQGLLPNDVAATLASPRPRRTLPTVLRPEQAALLVEKPAHHPAIPPPSGPASASDPATAEGAPAATASDSTTQAVRLRDRMLLELLYGTGVRVSEVCGIDMADVDQDRRVVRVRGKGGRERAVPYGLPAQRALDDWLRHGRPVLAVPDSRDALLLGARGGRLHPTTARRIVGGHAEAAGLPRTSPHALRHSAATHLLEGGADLRAVQELLGHSSLASTQIYTHVSVERLRAAYRQAHPRA comes from the coding sequence ATGCACGACGCGCTGCCGGCGCCGCTGCGGGACGCGGTGGACGAGTTCGCGGGCTATCTGGCCTCGGTTCGCAACCGCTCGGCACACACCGTGCGGGCGTACGTCGCCGATCTCGTGTCGCTGTTGGATCACGCTGCACGGATGGGCTGCACCGAGGTGGCCGAGCTGAGCCTCGACACGGTACGCAGCTGGCTGGCCCGGCAACGCACGACCGGCGCCGCCCGCACCTCGCTGGCCCGCAGGGCCGCCACCGCCCGGACCTTCAGCGCCTGGGCGCACCGGCAGGGGCTACTGCCCAACGACGTCGCCGCCACGCTGGCCAGCCCTCGACCGCGCCGGACGCTGCCCACGGTGCTTCGTCCCGAGCAGGCCGCGCTGCTCGTCGAGAAACCCGCCCACCATCCGGCCATACCGCCACCCAGCGGGCCGGCATCCGCCAGCGATCCGGCGACCGCCGAAGGCGCACCCGCGGCCACTGCGTCCGACAGCACCACTCAGGCGGTACGGCTACGCGACCGGATGCTGCTCGAACTGCTCTATGGCACCGGGGTACGGGTCAGCGAGGTGTGCGGCATCGACATGGCCGACGTGGACCAGGATCGACGGGTCGTCCGGGTACGCGGTAAGGGTGGGCGGGAGCGGGCGGTGCCGTACGGGCTGCCAGCGCAACGCGCTCTCGATGACTGGCTGCGGCATGGACGACCGGTGCTGGCGGTCCCCGATTCCCGGGATGCGCTGCTGCTCGGTGCCCGCGGTGGCCGGCTGCATCCGACCACGGCTCGCCGGATCGTCGGTGGCCACGCTGAGGCGGCGGGTCTGCCCCGGACGAGTCCGCACGCGCTGCGCCACTCGGCCGCCACCCATCTGCTCGAAGGCGGGGCAGACCTTCGGGCGGTGCAGGAACTGCTGGGGCACTCCTCACTGGCCAGTACCCAGATCTACACACATGTCTCGGTGGAACGGCTCCGGGCCGCCTACCGTCAGGCCCACCCGCGCGCCTGA